A stretch of DNA from Mucilaginibacter daejeonensis:
ATCGATACGGTCCATCATCTGGTTAAAAGATCTGGCCAATGCATTGATCTCGTCCTCACGTTTGGCCTTGGGTAGCCTGATGGTCAGTTCATTATCAGCTATTTCTTGTATCTGCTTCCGGAATATATCCAGTGGTTCGAGACTTTTTTTACTTAACCAAAAGGATAACAGCCACACCAACAAAGTTCCTGTTATGAAAGCGCCGAGTAACAGATATTTCAGGTACACCAATTTACGATTGCCATAAGTATCGGTGGCCGAAATGAGCACGTAATTATCTTTCTTTTGCGAGGTGTAGAAAACGCCCAGCACCTCAAATTCCTTATACGTTTTGAATACCCTACCCTCTTTCTTCACCTGATCCAGTTCGGCGTTGGTCCAGCGCACGTCGGCGTTGTCGGCACTGCGGTAAATAAGCTTTTTGTTGGTATCGAACACCTGCACTTTCTCGCTGTACAAACGGGTGATGCTATTCTCATCCACCATCTTTTGCGTGGCAGGAGTGACCTCCTTTACATCCAGCAAAATGCGGGCAGTGGTTTCGGCCTTCTCGGCCAGCCGATCCACAAATTCTTCCTGCCTGAAATCGGCAAATAGCCAGTAAACCACCAGCATCACCACGGCCAGTACTACCGAGAACAGGCAACTGAAGATCAAAGAGAACCGCTGCTTCAAATTCATGCCAATGATCTTAAATAGTACCCGAAACCGGCGCGGGTGTGGATCAGCGGACGCGCAAAGCCTTTGTCGATCTTATTGCGCAAATAGTTGATGTATACCTCAATGGTGTTAGTACCCGTTTCAAAATTGATATCCCACACCTTGGAGGCAATGGTCTGTTTGGACACGGTTCGTCCATCGGCAGCGGCCAGCAGCTCGAGTAGCTTATATTCTTTAGGGGTAAGCACTATCTCTTTACCATTACGGGTCACCTTTAACTCTGCCGAATCGATCACCAGGTCATCGATCTTGTACACGTGCTTCTCCTCGATCTTGGTATTGCTGCTTCGGCGTAGCAAGGCGTTCACACGGGCCAGCAACTCTTCCAGGTGGAAGGGTTTCACCAGGTAATCGTCGGCACCAAATTCCAATGCGTTAACCTTGTCCTCAACGGCACTGTAAGCGGTAAGCATTAAAATAGGGATAGAACGGTTCTGCTGGCGGACCTTTTTGCATACCTCAAGCCCGTTGAGGCCGGGCACGTTCACATCTAATATGTACATGTCATAAGCGGTAAGCTCGGTCTGCTTAAAAAAGATATGACCATCGTACACCTGATCACATTCAAAGCCACGGTTGGTGAAGAACTGGCGAAGCTCGCTGGCCATCTTGTGGTCGTCCTCAAGTATCAGTATCTTATGCATAACATATAGGTGACGAAAGCATGATGCTTCCCGTTAATTGGTCTTTACACGTTTGGCCTCTTCATCCGCACCGGTGGTATGAGCCTCTGTGGTCTTTAGCTGTTTACTGCCAAAGTTATAAGTAAATGCAATGATCACGTTACGGGTATCATTATATTGTTTCAGCCGCAGATCAATGTCCTGGTAGCGGATGGTCCCACGGGTCTTATCATCAAATAAAAGGTCCGACACGCTGAGGCTGATCTTGCCCCGGTCATGCAATATCTTTTTCGCTATGCCCATGTCAACACTGCTGTTGCGGCCAGCCCTGATGAACTCGTATTGACTCGGTGTGGCATAGTAGGCCGCGATCTGCCCGGTCCAGGTCTTGCTCATCTTCAGGTCAGTTTGGGTGAAGAACACGTGCCCCCACTTTTGCGCATCAAATATACCGCCCTGGTAAAAGGCAGCATAACGCTGAAGTGAGGTGATCACGCCGCCATAACCGTCCATCAGTTTACCGATCTTGATCGGGAAATTAAGCTGTGCGGTAAAGTTCTGTGCTTCGGCCAGGTTATCGGCCACGCTGAAGCTCACCAGCCTCGGTACGCCATTCGGGTCAATAATGGTCTTTTGTTGCGGGGCGTAATCAACGATGATGTTGCTGGTACGATCGTACGATAAAGCCAATATGGGCAACCCGGTGTATGTTAAACTTACTTTGGCTGAGTGTGTGGTTTGCGGCGTAAGTAACGGGTTGCCCTTGGTATAGGTAAGCGGGTCAAGGTATACCTCAAATGGGTTTTGCTGCTGATAGCTGGGGCGGCCTATGCGCTTGTTATACTGACCGGTTATGGCCAGCACACTGTCCAGATGGCGGGTGATCATCAGGCTTGGGAACAGTTGAACATAATTGCGGTCGAGCACGGTCTTTTTATACGAGGTGCCGGTAGCCACCGTTTGTTCGGCACGAAGGCCGGCCTGCATATCCCATTTTCTCAACGTGGTGTAGAAGTTGCCATAGGCCGCGTTGATATTCTCGCGGTAGACGAAACGGTCAGACCGGTCAACGCCTTTTACCCCGTTCTGCTCGAACTGCAGGTCATTGTCGATCTTGGCCACGCTCACCTTTATTCCGCTTTCTAATTTGCTGTTCTTGCCGATCGGGTATACATGATCGGCCTTAAGCGTCTTAAAGTTGATCGGTGTGTTGATGCGCTGGTAGTTGTGAATGATGTTACCGGCAGAGGGGAACACCGTGATCTGGCTAACGTTTCTGATCAGGTAATGTGCCGCATCAGCATCCACTGAAAGGGTTTCGCCCGGTTTGGCAAAACTGTGTCGCCAATTCAGGTTCAGCGACAGATTTCGATTCACGTTACTTTGGTCATTAGTGCTGGTGAACGCATCGATGAGGCCGCCGTTCAGGATGCTGGTCTGGATAGAATGGTTGCGGTAATCGCCGATGCCGTCACGGTCAAAGCCATTGATCACAAAGCCAATAGTGTTCAGGCTGTCTATCTTAAGGTCGGCCCCACCTTGATAACTATGCATACCATATTGCGATGGGTTGTAGTTGCGCTGATCATATCGGCTTTGGTCATGTAGCCGCTCGATAAGATCGACCTCGAATTGCGTACGATACAAGTAGCTATAGTTGCCGAACACGTTGAGGTCGCCATCCTGGTGGTTAAAGCTCACTGAGGGGTTATAGCGTTGATATACTTTGTTTCCTTCACCCACTTCGGTAAGCCGGTAAGGGTCGGCACCGGTGGCAAAGCCTGCGGTAATGTTGGTGCCTGCGGTCTGTTTATGTTTAAGTACCACATTGATGATAGCATCGCCCTCGGCATCGAACTTAGCTGACGGATTGCTGATCACCTCTATACGTTCGATACTGTTGGCCGGAGTGGCCCTTAAAAAAGCGTTCATGTCCTGATAAGGGGATAACCGACCGTTCACCATGATCACCAGTTTGTTCTTACCGGTCATGGTCACCCGGTCGTTCAACACCCTGATGCCCGGTACATGCCTCAATATCTCAGAGGCGGTAGCTCCTGCGGCCAATACACTGTTCTGCACGTTCACCACCAGTTTATCGACCCGCTGCTCGAGGAATGGCTTACGACCTGTGACCACCACATCGCTCAACTGCTTCATATCCGCAATAAGTTTCAGGTCGGGTAGCGTTAGGTCCTTTCCCTCAAAGTTGAACGGAGCTGATGCCAAAGGTTTGAAGCCGATGCCTGTGGTCGCGATCTTGTATTCACCTGGATTGATCTTAGAGAATCGGTAAGCGCCATCGGCATCGGTCAGCGTAGAGCGCACGGCTGAATCGGCAGTGGTCAGCAGCACCACATTAGCGAAGCCCAGCGGCTGGCCCTTATCGTCCATTACATGTCCGGTAATGTTCTGCGCGTTAACCAAGCCGCACCAGCAGCTTGTCATCAGCAATAATAACCACTTCATCGATCACTCTTTACCAATAGCCTGTTCTTAATTTGGGGAAGAACAGACATCAAAATTAGTGAATGTCAAAATACTGTTACACAGGCTAACCAAATTCTAAGGCGATCATAATGTGGCGAGGTGAGGGCTTCACTAAAGGGCTCATACAGACTGTGCAGGACGGTGCAACTATAAAATAAATGCACTTTAGCTATCCTCATTTATAGTACTTAATACATGCCCTCTAATATGTTGCTTTCGCTTAAAGGATTCCTGTTGATGTTATGTGCTTGCTGTTCACTGTTCAGCCAAGCATTGGGCCAGGCCAATAACATCAAGAACGATGTGTTTTGGGACACTAGCGGCGGGCAGCCGATCTATAGCCAGGGCGGTGGCATATTTACCTTTACCGACCCCAAAACCGGTAAAGACCGCTACTATTGGTACGGCGTGCATTACAAAGAGGCAGATCTTTACCGCAAGGCGCCTTCGGTCACCTACCCGAACGCTACTTTCCATTCGGTCACCTGCTACAGCTCTACCGACCTGGTCAACTGGAAATTTGAAGCAGATGTGCTGAAACCGGAGGACGTTTTTGATGATGGGAGAAAGACCTGGGTCGGCCGTTTGGGTGTAGCCTATATCAAGGAGCTAAAGAAGTATGCCATGTTCGTGCAATATGGTGCACAAGTGCTGGTGGCCACTGCTGATCGACCCACAGGGACCTTTGCCAAACATCAGCAGATCAATATGCAGCCTATTATCGGCACCACCAATACCGGTGATCAAACCGTGTTCACTGATCCTGATACCGGGCGCTCGTACCTGATCTATTCCTATGGCAGGGGCCGCAACAGGATATACGTATCGAAGATAGGCGTGAAGGATGGCAAGATCGGCCTGCTGGACTGTACGGAGGTATTTAAAGGAGAGAGCCGCGAAGGGAATTGCATGTTCAAGTACAAGGGCAAGTATTATATGTGCGCTTCCAATATCTACGGATGGGATTCATCATATGCCTATTACCTGGTGGCCGACAATATCAGAGGACCATACACACCCACCAATGATATGCAGGTGATGAAAGGTTGTGCAGATGACTTTGCCCACGTAACGCAGACCGGCTTTTTCGTGACCGTACGCGGAACGCAGCAGGAGACCGTGGTTTATTGTGGTGACCGTTGGGCCGACTTTGCGGGCAATGGACTTGGCTACAACCAGTGGTTCCCGTTAACGTTCGATGGTAGCACACCCTATTTCAACTCCATCAGTTCCTGGAATTTGAATACCTTGACCGGAAAGTGGACCGTAGGCGCCGATAACAACTATGTGAAAAACGGAAGTTTTGAGGCCGACCGTAATCACATCCCCAGCAAGGTGAAACCTATACAGGAGCAACTGACCGGGTGGCGTACTGAAGTGATCAAAGGCAATAAGATCATGGTGGGTAACGATGAATCTCCTGTATTGAACTATTTTAATACGGAGGACGACCGCAAGAAAGTGATCGGCGAAAAAAGCCTGAACATTAGCGACAACGTGGACTTCAAACGCCAAGTATCTCAACTGATCACTTCGTCGCCGTATGTGCCGTTGAAGGATGGCTTATATACCCTTACTGCAAGCGTACAGAATAGCAAAGGATTTGGCCAATTGGAGATGTACGCTCAAAGTAAAGGCAAATGGTCAACGCAAAACCTTAATAAGGAGCATCCGGACTGGCAGACCATCACGATCAAAAACATCGCTGTCAGAAACGGAGAGGTGGAGGTGGGCTTTGTGGCAGAAGGAGCGGCCAACGCGTTCTGCCATATCGATGATGTCACGTTGGTACCACAAAAGTGATCAGCTTTCCTTGCAGATGAATGATGCACCCACGGCTTAAATTTTTTAGGTTTGCCGCGTGGAACATGTTTTAGATAACCCTACCTGGAATGCACTCACCACCGGCAATGCGCAATTGGCCAATGGCACCGGTGCGGTCAGGTATTTTTTACCTGAGGTATCGCCCTTTACAGGAGTTGAAGAGAATACTGTTGAGAACCTGTTGCAACTGCATGATCAGCTTCCGTTCAGTAGTCCCATTGGCTTTGTGACCGAGACCGAGATCGACCTGCCCGCTTCCTGGACCTTATTGAACAAGCTCGAATGTTTTCAGATGGTATACAGCAAGGAAGAATTGCCTGAAGAGCCTGTTGTGCCCATCGTTCCGCTAACTGAAAAGGACATACCGCAAATGCTGGCATTGACCAAACTTACCGTACCCGGCCCCTTTGCCGAACGTACCATAGATTTTGGACACTACACGGGCATATTTGCCGGCGACCAACTGGTAGCGATGGCCGGCCAGCGCATGAGCCCCCAGCCTTACGCCGAGATCAGCGCTGTATGCACCCACCCTGACCATTTAGCAAAAGGTTATGCCAAGCAATTGTTGAACTACCAGATCACCCGCATCAAACTGGCAGGTGAGATACCGTTCTTGCACGTACGTAATGATAACGAGCGCGCGATCAGGGTGTATGAAAGTATTGGTTTTGTGAAGCGCCGGGTGTTGCACTTCCATATTCTGGTAAAGACAAAGGCCGCTTGATGAGCGGCCTTTGTCTTTATTATTACTTACCTAACCGTTCTTTCAGGAACTGGCCGGTATAGCTTTTCTTGTCTTTAATGAGGTCGTCAGGTAGACCCTCGAACACCAGGGTACCGCCATTGTCGCCGCCACCCGGACCAATATCAACTACCCAATCGGCGCATTTGATCACGTCCATATTGTGTTCGATCACAATGATAGTGTTGCCCTGATCAAGCAGTGCCTCAAATGAGGCCAGCAGCTTCTTGATGTCTGCAAAGTGCAGGCCGGTGGTCGGTTCGTCAAATATAAAGAGGGTCTTGCTGGCGTTGTTACCCTTGATCAGGAACGAGGCCAGTTTGATACGTTGCGCCTCGCCGCCCGAAAGGGTGTTTGACGACTGTCCTAACTGCACGTAGCCTAAACCTACATCTTGTAGTGGCTTAAGTTTGGCCAATATCTTGGGCTCATCGGCAAAGAACTCAAGCGACTCGTCGATGGTCATGTTCAATACCTCTGATACGTTCTTTTCCTTGTACTGTACATCCAGCACCGGTTGTTTGAAGCGCTGACCATTACAAGCCTCGCATGGCAAAAATATATCGGCCATGAACTGCATCTCGATCTTTACCTCGCCCTCGCCCTGGCAAACATCACAACGGCCGCCCTCTACGTTAAACGAAAATGCCGATGGTTTAAGTCCCGAAGCTTTGGCAGCAGGTTGAGCAGCGTATAGGTTGCGTATCTCATCCCAGGCCTTTACATAGGTAACAGGGTTTGATCGTGACGACCGGCCGATAGGGTTCTGGTCCACCAGTTCAACCGCTTCTATCTTGCTATAATCACCTTCAATGCTATCGTAGGTGCCGGTCTGCTCGCCCGAATAATTGCCCAATACTTTTTGCAGGGCTGGGTGCAGAATCCGTTTTACCAAGCTGGTCTTACCTGAGCCGGACACACCGGTCACCACAGTAAGCACCCCTAGCGGGAATTTCACATCGATATTCTTGAGGTTGTTCTCGCGGGCGCCTTTGATCAGGATATGGTCGTTCCATTTGCGGCGTTGTGCCGGTATGGTGATCTCTTCGCGGCCGCTCAGGTATTTGCCGGTAAGGCTGTCATTATCCACCAGGATCTGCTCATATGTGCCTGAAAAGATCAGGTTACCGCCATGGGTGCCTGCTTCCGGACCAATATCGATCAGGTGGTCGGCCGCTTGCATGATCTCTTCTTCGTGCTCAACCACCAGTACGGTGTTGCCCACATCGCGTAATGACTTGAGTACGCTGATCAAACGCTGCGTATCGCGGGGGTGTAGGCCGATGCTCGGCTCATCCAATACGTATACCGAGCCCACCAAACTACTACCCAATGAGGTAGCCAGGTTGATACGCTGCGACTCACCGCCTGATAGGGTGTTCGACAAGCGGTTAAGAGTCAAATATCCCAAACCCACATCATTTAAAAAGCTGATGCGGTTGGTGATCTCCATTAACAGGCGCTTGCCTATTTTGGCATCATGCTCATCCAGTTGCAGGTCATTAAAGAACTGCTTCGCCTTGTCGAGCGGCATGAGCACGATGTCGGTGATGGACCGGTCGGCGATCTTCACATAGGTGGCATCAGGGCGTAGGCGGCTGCCTTTGCAATCAGGGCAGG
This window harbors:
- a CDS encoding family 43 glycosylhydrolase, with the translated sequence MPSNMLLSLKGFLLMLCACCSLFSQALGQANNIKNDVFWDTSGGQPIYSQGGGIFTFTDPKTGKDRYYWYGVHYKEADLYRKAPSVTYPNATFHSVTCYSSTDLVNWKFEADVLKPEDVFDDGRKTWVGRLGVAYIKELKKYAMFVQYGAQVLVATADRPTGTFAKHQQINMQPIIGTTNTGDQTVFTDPDTGRSYLIYSYGRGRNRIYVSKIGVKDGKIGLLDCTEVFKGESREGNCMFKYKGKYYMCASNIYGWDSSYAYYLVADNIRGPYTPTNDMQVMKGCADDFAHVTQTGFFVTVRGTQQETVVYCGDRWADFAGNGLGYNQWFPLTFDGSTPYFNSISSWNLNTLTGKWTVGADNNYVKNGSFEADRNHIPSKVKPIQEQLTGWRTEVIKGNKIMVGNDESPVLNYFNTEDDRKKVIGEKSLNISDNVDFKRQVSQLITSSPYVPLKDGLYTLTASVQNSKGFGQLEMYAQSKGKWSTQNLNKEHPDWQTITIKNIAVRNGEVEVGFVAEGAANAFCHIDDVTLVPQK
- a CDS encoding GNAT family N-acetyltransferase encodes the protein MEHVLDNPTWNALTTGNAQLANGTGAVRYFLPEVSPFTGVEENTVENLLQLHDQLPFSSPIGFVTETEIDLPASWTLLNKLECFQMVYSKEELPEEPVVPIVPLTEKDIPQMLALTKLTVPGPFAERTIDFGHYTGIFAGDQLVAMAGQRMSPQPYAEISAVCTHPDHLAKGYAKQLLNYQITRIKLAGEIPFLHVRNDNERAIRVYESIGFVKRRVLHFHILVKTKAA
- a CDS encoding outer membrane beta-barrel protein, with the translated sequence MKWLLLLMTSCWCGLVNAQNITGHVMDDKGQPLGFANVVLLTTADSAVRSTLTDADGAYRFSKINPGEYKIATTGIGFKPLASAPFNFEGKDLTLPDLKLIADMKQLSDVVVTGRKPFLEQRVDKLVVNVQNSVLAAGATASEILRHVPGIRVLNDRVTMTGKNKLVIMVNGRLSPYQDMNAFLRATPANSIERIEVISNPSAKFDAEGDAIINVVLKHKQTAGTNITAGFATGADPYRLTEVGEGNKVYQRYNPSVSFNHQDGDLNVFGNYSYLYRTQFEVDLIERLHDQSRYDQRNYNPSQYGMHSYQGGADLKIDSLNTIGFVINGFDRDGIGDYRNHSIQTSILNGGLIDAFTSTNDQSNVNRNLSLNLNWRHSFAKPGETLSVDADAAHYLIRNVSQITVFPSAGNIIHNYQRINTPINFKTLKADHVYPIGKNSKLESGIKVSVAKIDNDLQFEQNGVKGVDRSDRFVYRENINAAYGNFYTTLRKWDMQAGLRAEQTVATGTSYKKTVLDRNYVQLFPSLMITRHLDSVLAITGQYNKRIGRPSYQQQNPFEVYLDPLTYTKGNPLLTPQTTHSAKVSLTYTGLPILALSYDRTSNIIVDYAPQQKTIIDPNGVPRLVSFSVADNLAEAQNFTAQLNFPIKIGKLMDGYGGVITSLQRYAAFYQGGIFDAQKWGHVFFTQTDLKMSKTWTGQIAAYYATPSQYEFIRAGRNSSVDMGIAKKILHDRGKISLSVSDLLFDDKTRGTIRYQDIDLRLKQYNDTRNVIIAFTYNFGSKQLKTTEAHTTGADEEAKRVKTN
- a CDS encoding sensor histidine kinase; the encoded protein is MNLKQRFSLIFSCLFSVVLAVVMLVVYWLFADFRQEEFVDRLAEKAETTARILLDVKEVTPATQKMVDENSITRLYSEKVQVFDTNKKLIYRSADNADVRWTNAELDQVKKEGRVFKTYKEFEVLGVFYTSQKKDNYVLISATDTYGNRKLVYLKYLLLGAFITGTLLVWLLSFWLSKKSLEPLDIFRKQIQEIADNELTIRLPKAKREDEINALARSFNQMMDRIDQAYARQREFTANASHELRTPVARIALQTENMMQTADLDDATRAYLSSVADDAFKLSEIITSLISFAEVNNRRTMVDFKPLRLDEVVFGASAELSVLYPDLKLKFEIENTTTKETDIEISADEVLLKIVMLNLIKNAYLYSDNKVVECCIKQKEHTIDVIITNTGPVPQLADTAQLFNTFYRGTNTNSRSGTGIGLSIVKRVLDYHQANILFNIIDSNTNQVIVTFVL
- the uvrA gene encoding excinuclease ABC subunit UvrA, with translation MSIETEKDPQKHIIIKGARVHNLKNLDIAIPKNQLVVITGMSGSGKSSLAFDTLYAEGQRRYVESLSSYARQFLGRMNKPDVDYIKGIAPAIAIEQKVITSNPRSTVGTSTEIYDYLKLLFSRIGKTISPVSGNRVKKDTVTDVVNFAQQQPDDTQLTILCLLHPHNNRSLKEELAVLLQKGFVRVEWNGSLSRIESLLEDDSIGNDPLTSDDQLRIVVDRVTKNEEEETLSRIADSAQTAFFEGKGDCYVRYQLPEGGEEKETFFCDRFELDGIRFEEPTPNFFSFNNPYGACRKCEGYGKVIGIDEDLVIPDKSKSVYDSAIAPWRGEKMSEWNQQLIRQADKFDFPIHRPYNQLTDKQKKLLWTGNKYFRGLDAFFKEIEEQTYKIQYRVILSRYRGKTTCPDCKGSRLRPDATYVKIADRSITDIVLMPLDKAKQFFNDLQLDEHDAKIGKRLLMEITNRISFLNDVGLGYLTLNRLSNTLSGGESQRINLATSLGSSLVGSVYVLDEPSIGLHPRDTQRLISVLKSLRDVGNTVLVVEHEEEIMQAADHLIDIGPEAGTHGGNLIFSGTYEQILVDNDSLTGKYLSGREEITIPAQRRKWNDHILIKGARENNLKNIDVKFPLGVLTVVTGVSGSGKTSLVKRILHPALQKVLGNYSGEQTGTYDSIEGDYSKIEAVELVDQNPIGRSSRSNPVTYVKAWDEIRNLYAAQPAAKASGLKPSAFSFNVEGGRCDVCQGEGEVKIEMQFMADIFLPCEACNGQRFKQPVLDVQYKEKNVSEVLNMTIDESLEFFADEPKILAKLKPLQDVGLGYVQLGQSSNTLSGGEAQRIKLASFLIKGNNASKTLFIFDEPTTGLHFADIKKLLASFEALLDQGNTIIVIEHNMDVIKCADWVVDIGPGGGDNGGTLVFEGLPDDLIKDKKSYTGQFLKERLGK
- a CDS encoding response regulator transcription factor; this translates as MHKILILEDDHKMASELRQFFTNRGFECDQVYDGHIFFKQTELTAYDMYILDVNVPGLNGLEVCKKVRQQNRSIPILMLTAYSAVEDKVNALEFGADDYLVKPFHLEELLARVNALLRRSSNTKIEEKHVYKIDDLVIDSAELKVTRNGKEIVLTPKEYKLLELLAAADGRTVSKQTIASKVWDINFETGTNTIEVYINYLRNKIDKGFARPLIHTRAGFGYYLRSLA